Proteins from a genomic interval of Paenibacillus sp. FSL R5-0623:
- a CDS encoding winged helix-turn-helix transcriptional regulator — protein MEVPPRVEYSLSDLGNTPRPIISVMETWGIDYKKLNEDTSTDTDE, from the coding sequence GTGGAGGTGCCGCCCAGAGTCGAATACAGCTTGAGTGATTTAGGTAATACGCCGAGGCCCATCATTAGTGTGATGGAAACATGGGGAATAGATTATAAGAAGCTCAATGAGGATACTTCGACCGATACAGACGAATAG
- a CDS encoding family 43 glycosylhydrolase: MKKWRILFLSAALCFLMPTNIYAYNNPLNLSDSWHWSNSDFYGEGDPYILKFNGTYYLYVSTVDDSIGVKVWSSTNLVDWTYRGICTTEAVTKAAYAPEVVYWNGQFYMYTSPGGGGHYVLSSPSPTGPFTLQTGNLGMGIDGNVFIDDDGKWYFYSTGANTIEARPMTSPTTFGAPITTGLSMAGWTEGSTTFKRDGKYYMTYTGNHVWSTAYRVDYATGSSPTVGFKPTADLNPVLINTEGTNVGLGHNSIIKGPDLDSDYIVYHSHASDGNITYPGRKMNMDRIVWNGEKLLVQGPTIASQPNPELPVFEDRFNRTSIGNNWTNVGGGTWGIYNQELMWQDTIGSASTYRQITAVNSASDYTAEFNLKQMKQGTTENPVYGAVFSYTNENSYGVAVLNRNKNRLETNYVVEGVSQGWQYASLPAGYDYSKWHQIRVEKAGSSFTVYVDGMKKQTRTIHGLNGGKIGYTTTDAHADFGYTAFSNKVKGSSAWNMYKPLPGKIEAVHYMDGIEGTAYHDLTPANIGGAYRKDAVDIRNSAAEGKNVVGWNQTGEWLKYRVNVAETGYYDLDVRLATTFNDASFRVWDGATDLTGIISAPNSGDWEKWTTASKKGLYLTAGNHELRFEFVQGEFDFSDMTFTRGEAVADMVDDFNDGNDNGWTRFEGNWSVIGGELDSAGNGVFGKTTIGKESWADYTVESDIKLIDTSGDAGILFRVNNPSNGKVLANNPDYVQAYYAFIKPDGVYLGKMNYGYEQLASVPLSIASGIWQHMKVVTSGTTIRVYVEDMNTPKITYKDNSMNPFTHGKVGLRTMNNHTRFDNFRITP; this comes from the coding sequence ATGAAAAAATGGAGAATTCTGTTTTTAAGTGCAGCCTTATGCTTTCTGATGCCGACCAATATTTATGCGTACAATAATCCGCTTAATTTATCAGACTCTTGGCATTGGTCGAATAGCGATTTTTATGGTGAGGGTGACCCGTATATCTTGAAGTTCAACGGGACCTACTACCTGTATGTCAGCACAGTAGATGACTCGATAGGTGTGAAAGTGTGGTCTTCCACAAACCTGGTGGACTGGACCTATCGCGGTATATGTACGACGGAAGCAGTGACCAAGGCGGCGTATGCTCCCGAAGTTGTTTATTGGAACGGTCAATTCTATATGTATACCTCCCCAGGAGGTGGTGGTCACTATGTACTTTCCAGTCCCAGCCCCACCGGCCCATTCACGCTTCAAACAGGCAATTTGGGTATGGGCATTGACGGTAATGTCTTCATCGATGATGACGGCAAATGGTACTTCTACTCCACCGGAGCAAATACAATCGAGGCGCGTCCGATGACAAGCCCGACCACATTTGGTGCTCCTATCACAACCGGATTATCCATGGCTGGATGGACAGAAGGATCAACCACTTTTAAACGAGACGGAAAATACTACATGACGTACACCGGTAACCACGTATGGAGTACTGCGTACCGTGTCGATTATGCTACGGGAAGCAGTCCTACGGTTGGATTCAAGCCGACGGCGGATCTGAATCCGGTACTTATCAATACCGAAGGCACCAATGTCGGACTTGGCCACAACTCGATCATCAAAGGGCCTGACCTTGATTCAGATTATATCGTTTATCATAGTCATGCTTCTGATGGGAATATAACCTACCCTGGCCGCAAGATGAATATGGATCGGATCGTTTGGAATGGAGAGAAGCTTCTCGTTCAGGGCCCCACAATCGCATCGCAACCAAATCCGGAATTGCCGGTTTTTGAGGATCGCTTTAACCGAACATCGATCGGCAACAATTGGACGAATGTTGGTGGCGGCACATGGGGGATTTATAACCAAGAGCTCATGTGGCAAGATACCATAGGTTCTGCATCAACGTACCGGCAGATCACAGCAGTCAATAGCGCCAGCGATTATACGGCCGAGTTTAACCTAAAACAGATGAAACAAGGCACCACTGAGAATCCAGTATATGGTGCTGTCTTCTCCTATACCAACGAGAACTCGTATGGCGTGGCGGTACTGAATCGCAATAAAAATCGTTTGGAGACGAATTACGTTGTAGAAGGCGTGAGCCAGGGCTGGCAATATGCATCGCTTCCAGCAGGGTACGACTACTCCAAGTGGCATCAGATCCGAGTAGAGAAGGCTGGTTCATCCTTTACTGTTTATGTGGACGGGATGAAGAAGCAGACTCGAACAATTCATGGACTCAACGGCGGTAAGATCGGTTACACGACTACGGATGCACACGCTGATTTTGGCTATACGGCATTCAGTAATAAAGTGAAGGGTAGCAGTGCCTGGAACATGTATAAGCCTTTACCCGGCAAGATTGAGGCCGTTCATTATATGGATGGAATTGAGGGCACTGCTTATCATGATCTTACACCAGCTAATATTGGAGGTGCCTATCGTAAGGACGCAGTTGATATTCGCAACTCAGCGGCTGAAGGCAAAAATGTTGTTGGCTGGAATCAGACTGGCGAATGGCTTAAATACCGCGTCAATGTAGCTGAGACCGGATACTATGATTTGGATGTTCGACTAGCCACGACGTTTAACGATGCAAGCTTCCGGGTATGGGACGGGGCAACCGATCTGACAGGCATCATAAGTGCACCTAATTCAGGTGATTGGGAAAAATGGACAACGGCCAGCAAGAAGGGATTGTATTTAACTGCTGGCAACCATGAATTACGGTTTGAGTTTGTGCAAGGAGAATTTGATTTCAGCGATATGACTTTTACGCGTGGTGAGGCAGTGGCAGACATGGTGGATGATTTTAATGATGGCAATGATAATGGCTGGACTCGATTCGAGGGAAACTGGTCCGTTATTGGCGGTGAGCTCGATTCTGCAGGCAACGGCGTATTCGGAAAGACCACTATAGGCAAAGAGTCTTGGGCTGACTATACGGTTGAATCGGACATTAAACTTATTGATACTAGTGGGGATGCTGGCATTCTGTTTCGGGTCAACAACCCTTCGAATGGTAAAGTACTTGCGAACAATCCGGATTATGTACAAGCATACTATGCATTCATCAAGCCAGATGGTGTCTACCTGGGCAAAATGAACTACGGCTACGAACAACTCGCTTCAGTCCCCCTTTCAATTGCTTCAGGTATCTGGCAGCATATGAAGGTAGTTACATCCGGCACGACAATTAGAGTGTACGTTGAGGATATGAACACACCAAAGATTACGTACAAAGACAATAGCATGAATCCGTTCACACATGGCAAAGTCGGCCTGCGAACCATGAACAATCACACGCGGTTCGACAATTTCCGTATAACACCATAA
- the map gene encoding type I methionyl aminopeptidase — protein MIARTEEDFHGLKEIGKIVASIRDELVQRTIPGITTKELDDLAGELFEKAGAVSAPKSEYNFPGFTCISVNEEVAHGIPGDRVIQEGDIVNIDVSGSKNSYFADTGISFVVGEGAEVLTKICDVVKLAFEAGLKKAKPGSKKSGIGKAVFQTARQHELTVIKNLTGHGVGRGIHEAPDHIYNYNDPSDDELLKEGMVIAFEPFISTSEEEVVQTGDGWTFVTKNSYVAQIEHTIILTKNGPIIVTL, from the coding sequence ATGATCGCAAGAACAGAAGAAGATTTTCATGGCTTGAAGGAAATTGGCAAAATTGTAGCTTCTATTAGAGATGAATTGGTTCAAAGAACCATCCCAGGGATAACCACTAAAGAACTTGATGATTTGGCAGGAGAGCTTTTTGAGAAAGCTGGCGCAGTTTCTGCTCCAAAAAGTGAATATAATTTCCCGGGATTTACTTGTATTAGTGTTAATGAAGAAGTGGCACATGGTATTCCGGGAGATCGGGTTATTCAAGAAGGGGACATCGTCAATATTGATGTGTCTGGCTCCAAGAACAGTTATTTTGCAGATACTGGAATCTCGTTTGTCGTAGGCGAAGGTGCAGAAGTGTTAACGAAAATATGCGACGTTGTTAAACTGGCATTTGAAGCAGGTCTTAAAAAAGCAAAACCGGGCTCCAAAAAAAGCGGAATCGGAAAAGCCGTATTCCAAACTGCCAGACAACATGAATTAACGGTTATTAAAAACCTTACAGGACATGGTGTTGGACGTGGAATACACGAAGCACCTGACCACATCTACAATTATAATGATCCATCGGATGATGAATTGTTAAAAGAAGGTATGGTTATCGCTTTCGAGCCATTTATTTCAACTTCAGAAGAAGAAGTAGTTCAAACTGGAGATGGCTGGACCTTTGTTACTAAAAATAGCTATGTAGCTCAAATAGAACATACCATTATTCTTACTAAAAATGGTCCAATTATTGTCACTCTTTAG
- a CDS encoding DUF418 domain-containing protein, whose protein sequence is MSISKKRVQVIDGLRGFSLVGIVLANMLAFQYGMYGQSKPQLFGIGGADQAFLSFLLITVVGSFMPIFAFMFGFGMVKLSESLKSRDLRPKCHLARRFLLLFGIGLLHIIYLWEGDILAFYGVLGFFLLMFLNRKPITLLIWAVLLFMGAGILGLPASNPMNPLAIESIHMENYIIQSQDVYGNGTYAEIRNFSNNGDPFGGDLELSFALIALMLAPLMTVPMFLLGMRAARIGTFSDPQTMQAMYLRRASLLIPVGLILKAYGVLAPQLGAEGWLGIGIGGALGGALLALGYIYAFALLYAGNRRFSLMDRFEAVGRLSLTNYLMQSVICTTIFYGYGLGLFGSAGVFIGAIIALAVYGIQLWMSPLYLKKFSNGPVEYLLRIWTYLSWKGQPRKKKRSNLTTHENAPGVE, encoded by the coding sequence TTGAGCATATCAAAAAAGCGCGTTCAAGTCATTGATGGACTGCGTGGATTCAGTCTGGTCGGTATTGTGCTGGCGAATATGCTGGCTTTCCAATATGGAATGTATGGCCAGAGCAAACCCCAACTGTTCGGGATTGGCGGAGCAGATCAGGCTTTCCTCTCATTCCTGCTGATCACTGTGGTGGGCAGTTTTATGCCGATTTTTGCATTTATGTTTGGCTTTGGAATGGTTAAACTCTCGGAGAGTCTAAAATCACGAGATTTACGACCAAAGTGTCATCTGGCACGCCGTTTTCTACTACTGTTTGGAATCGGATTACTGCACATCATCTATCTGTGGGAAGGGGATATCCTGGCATTTTATGGCGTACTCGGTTTCTTCCTGCTCATGTTCCTTAATCGGAAGCCTATAACGCTGCTCATATGGGCGGTACTGCTATTCATGGGAGCGGGCATACTTGGTCTCCCGGCATCTAATCCGATGAACCCGCTGGCGATTGAGTCCATTCATATGGAGAACTACATCATTCAAAGTCAGGATGTATACGGCAACGGCACATACGCGGAAATCAGGAATTTCAGTAATAACGGCGATCCATTCGGCGGGGATTTGGAGCTGTCATTTGCCCTGATAGCTCTGATGTTAGCACCACTCATGACGGTGCCGATGTTCCTGCTCGGCATGCGCGCTGCCAGAATAGGCACGTTTAGCGATCCCCAAACGATGCAAGCTATGTATCTTCGCCGGGCATCGTTATTGATTCCGGTAGGTTTGATACTCAAAGCATACGGTGTATTGGCGCCACAATTGGGTGCGGAAGGTTGGCTCGGAATCGGAATCGGGGGGGCGCTTGGAGGAGCGTTGCTTGCACTCGGATACATTTATGCATTTGCGCTGTTGTATGCGGGAAACCGCCGTTTCAGCCTGATGGACAGGTTCGAGGCGGTCGGCCGTCTCTCGTTGACGAATTACCTGATGCAGAGCGTAATCTGTACGACAATTTTCTATGGATATGGCCTGGGACTGTTTGGAAGTGCTGGCGTGTTCATCGGAGCGATTATTGCGCTTGCTGTCTATGGCATTCAATTGTGGATGAGTCCCCTATATCTTAAGAAATTTAGCAATGGGCCGGTCGAGTACCTGCTGCGGATTTGGACATATCTGTCCTGGAAAGGGCAGCCAAGAAAGAAGAAAAGATCGAACTTAACTACGCATGAAAACGCGCCTGGTGTCGAGTAA
- a CDS encoding AraC family transcriptional regulator — protein MPNNGTSFIVSIERFKPNCFHLEQGEGLFKSHSHAYDELTLILDGEGYYSSPEQNVKVIAGDLIMIPPGLYHGFVCTEPWQGISVHYYHDHLPVHCRYLFNGQDQQRNRIQLAHLDKDSFRWADISLSELEKEWRPGNKQSTDSSHLIRLAMETTLLLFQRNCSLEVPHIVNDPTGQGIIQEVLKEIHSAYYTPITVSELASRYFLSASNLRKKFTETVGVSPKQYIINLRLMEAKRLLQHTNKAVEMISSEVGFTSSSRFYDFFVKSVGLTPLEWRIQNKH, from the coding sequence ATGCCAAATAACGGTACATCATTTATTGTGAGTATCGAGCGTTTCAAACCGAATTGCTTTCATTTGGAGCAGGGGGAAGGTTTATTCAAATCTCATTCACATGCTTATGATGAACTGACACTTATACTGGATGGAGAAGGGTATTACAGTTCACCAGAACAGAATGTCAAAGTGATTGCGGGTGACCTCATTATGATCCCGCCAGGGCTTTATCACGGTTTTGTGTGTACTGAGCCATGGCAGGGCATTTCTGTGCATTATTATCATGATCACCTGCCGGTGCATTGTCGATATCTCTTCAATGGGCAGGATCAACAGAGGAATCGCATTCAACTTGCCCATCTCGATAAAGACAGTTTTCGCTGGGCAGATATCAGTTTATCCGAATTGGAGAAGGAGTGGCGGCCGGGCAACAAGCAGAGCACTGACTCCAGTCATTTGATACGTCTAGCGATGGAGACTACACTTCTACTGTTCCAGCGGAATTGCTCGCTAGAAGTTCCTCATATTGTTAACGACCCAACCGGTCAAGGCATAATTCAGGAAGTACTGAAAGAGATTCATTCAGCATATTACACTCCAATTACGGTCAGTGAGTTGGCGTCTCGATACTTTCTGTCCGCAAGCAATCTGCGAAAGAAATTTACGGAAACCGTGGGTGTCTCCCCGAAGCAGTACATCATCAATCTTCGTCTAATGGAAGCAAAGCGGCTGTTACAGCACACCAACAAGGCTGTCGAGATGATATCTTCAGAAGTGGGATTTACCTCGTCTAGCAGGTTTTATGATTTCTTTGTTAAATCCGTTGGGCTTACTCCGCTGGAGTGGCGAATCCAAAACAAACATTAG
- a CDS encoding beta-L-arabinofuranosidase domain-containing protein codes for MGQNEIQIQDQFWNAYTNLVRETVIPYQWEALNDRVEDAEPSHAIRNFRIAAGLEQGEFGGWVFQDSDLYKWLEAVAYSLRHHPDQRLEKIADESIELIGQAQHDDGYLNTYFTIQEPGKQWTNLYEAHELYCAGHLIEAAVAYYQATGKHKLLDISCRFADLIDRMFGTKPGQIRAYCGHQEIELALVKLYGVTGEERYLNLSRYFIDERGKQPNYFIEEWERGSRTNIWSQGAPNLEVYQSHLPVREQKVAVGHSVRAVYMYTAMADLARLTGDEGLKEACERLWLNTTGKQMYITGGIGSTHLGEAFTFDYDLPNDSVYAETCASIGLIFWARRMLQLEVKSEYADVLERALYNNVLGSMSMDGKHFFYVNPLEVWPEASLKNPDKHHVKPVRQKWFGCSCCPPNVARLLGSLDDYIYDVSEDGRTIYTHLYIGSKASFELADTTIILHQRSKLPWNGRVEFTVQLPKDSECAEFELALRIPDWFQNGQPTLKVNGEQQDIHVENGYAKIKRSWSDGNTVEWLLPIEPKLVAAHPLIRADAGKVAIQRGPLVYCIEEADNGAQLTSIALATEPQLTEYADPDLLGGCVVVEGDGLVTDDSDLWSDEKPYRSYIKQTKAVRFKAIPYYLWGNRLAGEMSVWLRY; via the coding sequence ATGGGACAAAACGAGATCCAAATTCAAGACCAATTTTGGAATGCGTATACCAATCTTGTACGAGAAACGGTTATTCCCTATCAATGGGAAGCTCTGAACGATAGGGTAGAGGACGCTGAGCCTAGTCATGCTATTCGAAATTTCCGTATTGCTGCTGGCTTGGAGCAAGGAGAGTTTGGTGGATGGGTATTTCAGGACAGTGATCTCTACAAGTGGTTGGAGGCCGTTGCTTATTCGCTCCGTCATCATCCAGATCAGAGGTTAGAGAAGATCGCCGATGAATCTATCGAATTGATCGGCCAAGCCCAACATGACGATGGTTATCTGAATACCTACTTCACGATCCAAGAACCTGGGAAGCAATGGACCAATCTTTATGAAGCTCATGAGCTGTATTGTGCAGGCCATTTAATTGAAGCAGCGGTTGCTTATTATCAGGCGACAGGCAAGCATAAATTGCTAGACATCTCTTGCCGATTCGCTGATCTGATTGATCGTATGTTCGGAACCAAACCGGGACAGATAAGGGCTTACTGCGGTCATCAGGAGATTGAATTGGCTCTGGTTAAGCTATACGGTGTTACGGGAGAAGAGCGTTATTTGAACCTTAGCCGATACTTTATAGATGAACGGGGGAAGCAGCCCAATTATTTCATTGAGGAATGGGAACGCGGAAGCCGGACAAACATCTGGTCCCAGGGAGCGCCTAATCTTGAGGTCTATCAATCTCATCTTCCTGTTCGTGAGCAAAAGGTAGCTGTTGGACACTCCGTTCGGGCAGTTTACATGTACACGGCGATGGCTGATCTTGCGAGACTAACAGGTGACGAGGGGCTGAAGGAGGCGTGTGAACGACTCTGGTTGAACACAACAGGCAAACAAATGTATATTACCGGGGGCATTGGTTCAACACATCTCGGGGAAGCTTTTACGTTTGACTACGATCTTCCGAATGATTCCGTTTACGCGGAGACCTGTGCCTCGATTGGCTTGATTTTCTGGGCACGTCGCATGCTTCAATTGGAAGTTAAGAGCGAATATGCGGATGTGTTGGAGAGAGCGCTGTACAACAATGTGCTGGGCAGCATGTCTATGGATGGCAAACACTTCTTCTATGTCAATCCACTTGAAGTTTGGCCAGAAGCCAGTCTCAAAAATCCAGATAAACATCACGTAAAGCCCGTCCGACAGAAATGGTTTGGTTGCTCCTGTTGTCCTCCAAATGTTGCACGGTTGCTAGGTTCGTTAGACGATTATATTTACGACGTGTCTGAGGATGGCAGAACGATCTATACCCATTTGTATATTGGAAGTAAAGCCTCGTTCGAACTTGCCGACACCACAATAATATTGCATCAACGCTCCAAGCTTCCCTGGAACGGTCGTGTTGAATTCACGGTTCAGCTCCCCAAAGACAGCGAATGTGCGGAGTTCGAGCTTGCGCTGCGTATACCCGATTGGTTCCAAAACGGACAGCCCACCTTGAAAGTAAATGGTGAACAGCAAGATATTCATGTTGAGAACGGTTACGCGAAAATAAAACGCAGCTGGTCAGATGGTAATACAGTGGAGTGGCTGCTTCCGATCGAGCCGAAGTTAGTTGCCGCACATCCTTTAATTCGGGCAGATGCAGGCAAGGTAGCCATTCAACGCGGCCCGCTTGTTTATTGCATCGAAGAAGCAGACAACGGAGCTCAACTCACTTCGATCGCATTGGCTACGGAGCCACAATTAACAGAGTATGCTGATCCAGATCTGCTAGGTGGTTGTGTCGTGGTAGAAGGGGACGGTCTCGTGACTGACGACAGCGATTTATGGTCAGATGAGAAGCCGTACCGTTCTTATATTAAGCAGACAAAGGCTGTACGTTTCAAGGCCATTCCCTATTATCTGTGGGGTAATCGGCTGGCTGGTGAGATGAGCGTGTGGCTACGCTATTAA
- a CDS encoding GntR family transcriptional regulator, whose protein sequence is MVIVMKNIPLYKQIQHAIKHQIRLGNLRSGDRIPSEKELAEQFHVSLITTKNAMAGLAEEGVVVRIKGKGTFVAGQASFKLRIPIETYQKTDESLAAHHIPLPPKAKEMIGIIIPSMRTKVEQRLLDAIENAVNENGYTLVIRVSRGSSVKELLAIDELYELKVVGLVLFSIGSEHERQTVDRATELGFPYVLIDRYYTDKPNVSVCSNNIEGAYKAVTNLVKQGFRKFALVTPPKAHSVVIERIAGFEKAAAKAHISPEHIIRLTLPYEIFIESIQHREQILDNWISQYYGRFTALVAVDVELARLAHYSLIRTIGREKAKHIAIVTFDDPGIDGIAYVQQDEKMIGIQAVTLLLDQIHHGIRTPKNLFVPMEWIPSS, encoded by the coding sequence ATGGTGATTGTCATGAAGAACATACCATTATACAAACAAATTCAACATGCAATAAAACATCAAATTAGGCTCGGAAATCTGCGTTCAGGAGACCGAATTCCTTCGGAAAAAGAACTGGCTGAACAATTCCACGTCAGCTTAATAACGACCAAAAATGCTATGGCGGGGCTAGCAGAAGAGGGTGTGGTCGTTCGCATAAAAGGAAAAGGGACGTTCGTTGCTGGCCAAGCCTCGTTCAAACTACGCATACCCATTGAGACATACCAAAAAACAGACGAGAGCCTTGCGGCTCATCACATCCCGTTACCTCCAAAAGCAAAAGAAATGATAGGCATAATCATCCCGTCAATGCGTACCAAAGTGGAGCAGCGTCTGCTCGATGCAATTGAGAACGCTGTCAATGAAAACGGATATACGTTGGTTATTCGTGTATCGAGAGGCAGTTCAGTAAAAGAACTCCTAGCTATTGATGAGCTTTATGAATTGAAAGTTGTAGGGTTAGTGCTGTTTTCCATTGGGAGTGAACATGAACGACAAACGGTTGACAGAGCTACAGAACTAGGATTCCCTTATGTATTAATTGACCGTTATTATACGGACAAACCAAACGTAAGCGTCTGCTCGAATAATATAGAAGGGGCATACAAAGCGGTAACTAATTTGGTTAAGCAAGGGTTTCGAAAGTTTGCTTTAGTTACCCCACCCAAGGCACACAGCGTCGTTATCGAACGAATTGCAGGTTTTGAAAAAGCGGCTGCGAAAGCACATATATCACCAGAGCATATTATTCGTCTTACGTTGCCTTATGAAATTTTTATTGAATCGATTCAGCATAGAGAACAGATCTTGGACAATTGGATAAGTCAATATTATGGTCGATTTACAGCGTTGGTGGCTGTTGATGTTGAACTAGCCCGTTTAGCTCATTATTCGTTAATCCGTACTATTGGCAGGGAGAAGGCAAAACACATAGCGATCGTCACGTTCGATGATCCCGGGATCGATGGTATTGCCTATGTTCAGCAAGATGAGAAGATGATTGGTATACAGGCTGTCACCTTGCTATTGGATCAGATACATCACGGCATACGAACCCCCAAAAATCTCTTTGTGCCAATGGAATGGATTCCATCATCATAA
- a CDS encoding helix-turn-helix domain-containing protein produces MILKNEDNTLNEELIVALQTPPLPYYWESGRSTFRVGDRHPNRRNFGLFDVLFVVNGELHIGENGTEWTLGIGDALVLLPEGEHYSFRPCEQETTFYWVHFEHGNWHQSPLIEESEAVIPLSPFDKPKSIRIPKKSTVLSPQLAFDLMQQLLELPVGDSFWEKQQLLFRFLAILENGISDMAKTPASRLAEKVAVFIQQHYQEEITNETLSSVLHFHPSYIVRCMKMKYGVTPVHYLLQFRIERAKQLLVSTEWSIDRIAAEVGFQYSPYFSTCFKRSVGISPLQFRKKYLH; encoded by the coding sequence ATGATACTAAAAAATGAGGACAATACATTGAATGAAGAATTAATTGTTGCGTTACAAACCCCACCTCTTCCATATTACTGGGAATCTGGCCGTTCAACGTTCCGTGTAGGCGACCGTCATCCTAATCGAAGAAATTTCGGCCTGTTTGATGTACTGTTCGTGGTTAATGGAGAACTACATATCGGTGAGAACGGGACGGAATGGACACTTGGCATAGGTGATGCACTGGTATTACTACCTGAAGGTGAGCATTACTCATTCAGACCCTGCGAACAGGAAACAACGTTTTACTGGGTTCATTTTGAGCATGGGAACTGGCATCAGAGTCCCTTAATAGAAGAATCGGAAGCGGTAATTCCGTTATCGCCATTCGATAAGCCAAAATCAATACGAATACCTAAGAAATCCACGGTACTAAGTCCCCAGCTCGCATTTGATCTAATGCAACAGCTTTTGGAACTGCCGGTAGGTGATTCCTTCTGGGAGAAGCAACAATTGCTGTTCCGTTTTCTGGCTATACTTGAGAATGGCATCTCCGATATGGCCAAAACGCCTGCTTCACGGCTTGCCGAGAAAGTAGCTGTTTTCATCCAGCAACACTACCAAGAAGAGATCACCAATGAAACACTCTCGTCGGTACTACACTTCCACCCTAGCTATATCGTTCGCTGTATGAAAATGAAATACGGTGTCACACCGGTTCATTACTTATTACAATTCAGGATAGAGCGAGCCAAGCAGCTTCTAGTCTCCACGGAATGGTCAATAGATCGTATAGCTGCTGAAGTAGGTTTTCAATATTCCCCTTACTTTTCTACCTGCTTCAAGCGAAGTGTTGGAATATCTCCTCTCCAGTTTCGCAAGAAATATCTGCATTAG